The Eremothecium cymbalariae DBVPG#7215 chromosome 1, complete sequence DNA segment CGTTGAGTTTATTAAATTGACCACACGAAGTTTCCCACTCAGCGAAAATTGCGATATAAACCTTTTGACCATCTCTACAGCTTCGTTGTACCTACTAGTTCGTATTAGAGAATCGATATACGTTTTTATCTCCATAATGCTTATGTCGTTTGTAAATCCACCATTAGCTTTCAGTAGATGAATATTCGACAGCTGGGCAATCATTTCAAATTGGCGGTGATCTTTAAATAACTGGAATAAAAGATGCCTGCATTGAGGATTAGACTCATcaatttgaatatttaaaactttttcaTATTGCTCATGACTTAATTCTTTACTagattccattttttttatcaCTTCTAATGTATCTGATGCAATGTTGGGACAGAGCCGTTTAATATGTTCGCATCGCAAGGAGTTCTCCCCAACGGTTTGAAGTGACCTAATATTTCTCACAAACCTCAGGGCAGCATACATCTCATACCCCAATACCAGTTTCTATCACAATCCTAAATAGCAGTGCCTGTTCAAACTCCAAACTTTAGCAGTGAACTAAAGGTAAACTTCACGTTCAATGCCGTTGAATTGAGAGGTTTTCATCTCTAAATAAACCCGTACACCACCGAAATATAATGGCAGTATTAGGCTCTATTAAACATAATAAAGTATATAAATGAACTACACTTCCTAATTAAATTACTTGAATTTATCAAGAGTTAACTTAGCTCTTTACACTAGTACCTATGGCTGTATAAAGCAGGCGCCTTTCGTTGAATTCTCGATAAATTTTTCAGGGCCATAATATGATCATGAAATATCGCCTCGCATCGTTTTAAACAAGACTAGGTCAACAGCATCAACCACTAATATTGTAATtagaaaagaagcattaGCACCCACagttaaaaatatcttgTATACTCATGGTTGGTACGGCTAAAAGGTTCACTAAAGAACATAAAATCAAggaaattcaaaaaagtcTTCACAAAAGAGCTAGAATAAAGAagcaatatttgaaatctttaaaaGTGGAAGGCTACGAACTCCCAGATAAGCAGGAAAAGCCTAAACTCTCCTATGATCAGGTTAAAACCGATAAAAGAAGCAAAGTTGCTCAGAATGAAGAACTGAAGAAGCGGTGCAAGCGACTTCAAAGCAAAGAGTTAGAGGAACGCAGGCAGCACAACTTTGCCAAGATTCAAGAAGCAAAAGAACGACAGTTTGCCAGAGAAAAACGAAGCTTAAGGGTAACCAAGAGGACTAGAAGTGGCCAACCTTTAATGGGTCCAAAGATTGATGATCTATTGGAAAAGATTAAAAACGACAATACCTATACTTCTTGACcgattctttttttttccaagCACTGAATTAAAtccatttatatattatatatatatgtattatcAGCTATGTACAGTAGTTTTCGTCCACCTGAATACATTTGATGATCGAAGAAGGGTATTTATTTAcatgatatttattttttttgactTTTTTTATGTTCTTCAATTAGTTGTTTCTGCAAGTGAGGAGAAGTCGGAGAGTAATGCTTAAATTCTAAAGAGAATTCACCTTTTCCTTGAGTAGAAGCTCTTAAAGAAGTTGCAAAGCCAAAAAGTGTGCTTAGTGGACATTCTGCAACAATTGTAAATTCATCGTGTCCATTTTCAGTGTCCTGAATAACAGCTTGtaatttgttcaataaGCCTATAACGTTACCTTGAAATTCATTTGGCGAAGTTACAGAAATAGTCATGATTGGTTCCAAAATAACTGGCTGAGCATCCATAAATGCGTGGCGGAAAGCAGCTATCGTTGCTGTTTTAAATGATAATTCATTAGAATCCACAGCATGAATGGCACCATCGTTAATCAGCATATTAACTCCAAGAACCTTGTGTCCAATCAACGGACCTTTCTCGGTAGCATCTTCAAAACCCTTGGCACAAGCAGGCAAATATTTCTCTGGAATATGACCTCCCACTATAGCTGTTTCAAATTTGTTCTCACTAGAACCTTCTATAGAAGATAAGGTGCCGATGACTCTGCCGAATTGACCAGCACCACCAGATTGTTTTTTATGGGTATAATCAAAATCAGAAGACGCTTGAATAGATTCTCTGTATGAAACTTGAGGTTTCCCAGTGACACATTCCACGTTGTATTCACGCTTCATTCTCTCAACATAGATTTCCAAGTGTAGCTCACCCATTCCTGATATAATAGTCTCTTTAGATTCTGGATCGAATTTCACCCTGAATGTTGGGTCTTCCTTTTGGAAACGATTTAAAGCCTTCGAAAAATTAGTTGCTGAGTCTTTAGACTTCGGTGTAACGGATAAGGAAACAACAGCATCAGGAACATACATTGAAGACAtagaatatttcaaaacaCCATCTGAAAAGGTATCACCAGAAGAACAGTCGATACCAAACGTAGCACAAATTTCACCAGCaccaacttcttcaacatcttcCATGTCATTTGAATGCATCCGAACCAGACGAGAAACCTTAACTTTTTTGCCAGTTTTCACATTAGTAATGTAGCCACCCTTCTTTAATTTACCTTGGTAAACACGAATATAGGTTAACTGACCGTACCTCCCTTCTTCTAATTTAAAAGCCAAACCGACAAATGGCTGCACAGATGATGGAATTAGATTTACTTTCGCctcattttttgaaatatccagAGCGGTATTCAAAACTTCCGAAGGATCTGGGAGATAATCAATAATAGAATCTAAAACTGGCTGCACACCGGTGTTTGCCAAAGCAGAACCCATTAAGATGGGTGTAAACTTTCTTGCAATCGTCGCTCTACGGATAGCGTTCTTTATTTGCTCAACAGTTGGCTCCTTCTCATCCAAGAAAACTTCTGCCATCTCATCGTCTACATCAGCCAAAGTTTCAATTAGTAACGCTCTTTTTTCCTCCACCAAATCGTGCAGTTTTTCAGGAATAGGTccattttcaataatatcacCATTTTCACCTTTATTATAAATTGCAACACGATTAATGATATCTACAACACCCTCCAAATTTGATTCAGCTCCAATTGGAACTTGAATAGCAGCGGCGGgcatcttcaatttatcATTAATTTGCTTTATAGCTTTGAAAGGATCAGCTCCCATTCTGTccattttatttataaaaGTGATTCGTGGGACATTATACCTACGCATCTGACGATCAACCGTAACAGTCTGAGATTGGACGCCAGAAACAGCACAAACAACCAAAACAGCACCATCTAAGACTCTTAAAGCACGTTCGACTTCGATAGTAAAATCAATGTGACCAGGCGTATCGATTAAATTGAAATGATAAGACTCCTCATTCTTATTCCATGAACAATAAGTTGCAGCAGATTGAATAGTAATACCTTTCTCTCTTTCCAAATCCATAGAATCCATTTTTGCACCGACATTATCACGTCCTCTGACTTCATGAATGGCTTTAATTCTACCAGTATAATATAAGACACGTTCCGTGAACGTAGTTTTTCCCGAATCAATATGCGCAGATATCCCGATGTTACGCAACTTTCTTGAATGCTGAGTATCTTCAGCAGTCATTTTAGGCTTCAGTTTATCCAATATGTCTTTTTCTGCTTCATAAGATCTGCTCAACATAGTTTTATGAAAGTTCCTCTTCGACATGGATATCAGAACACATCTACTCTGCATAGGCAACATGGCAGAGGAGCATACAAAACTCCTGAATAAGTTAACCCTTTCCATCATCGTGGACAGCTGTGGTTCATAGCCTTTTATGTGATGGTTAAAGTAACTCTATCGGAGTGacaaatttcaaaaattttcgtTCAACTTTTTAGCATCGATGAAAGTAAAATTCTTAAAATTTACTAGATGTTGAATGATTACggattttaatattttacGCCATACAGTCTGCATTCAAGCAGCACAACTGGCATCAAGACATaattggtatatatattcgTGATTATAAACCCGTCCTAAGTTTCTAATTATTTTTCTAGGAGTGCAGACAGCTTAGCATGCAACTCTACATCATCCTGAATTGATTCATGCAAACCAAACTTGGTAACAGTATATAACCCAAATAATCCGACAATAGTTGTTAAAAAGAATGCAAAATAACCTTTAGCAGTAAACCCAGAAGGCAAAGGCTTTGGTTGTGTTTTCAGACCATCCATATTAAACCAGTCGTCAGAATGCCCTGCTGCATTACCGCTCAAAGGGATGTTGGCCGCAGCACATAGTTCTTTGTAGTTATCTGATAAAGATTCTATAGCCTGTAGCTGGAGTGGAGCCTCAATAAACATAGCAGCAAGACCCTGTTCTAAATGCCAATTAACATGGCAATGAAATATCCATGTTCCAGGATTGTTAGCCTTAAACCTCAAGACAATATGACCGTTTGGTTGTAGGACGACGGTGTCCCTTATTGCAGGGAATTCTGGAAACGGACTTAACGGGTTAGATTCATTATATGGAACTGGTGTTTTGTGGTTAATAAAACTAGGTGATTTTTGTACAATCTGAAAATTGTGACCATGCAAATGAAATGGGTGCGCCCCATCATCAAAGTTGTTAATAACgacttcaacaacttcatcATACTCTAAGACAAAAGGATTGATATTACCATATATGAAGGGGGTTTTTGCTAGTTCGCCAGCAGTAAGAACTGTGGTTAGAGTTGGCACATTGGGGGCcacaaaagaaatattgtTGAACAGCGCATAGTTCACACCATCAGCTAAGTTTACCATTGATAAGTTTAAGATAATTTGATATTCATAGTCACGATATAGCTCCTGAGGATAATAAGGAGTCAAATAAAAGTCGTTGAGCGCTTTACTTAGGTCCTCAATCAAATATTCGGCAGCAGGAGGCTTCTCCTTATTGTAGCAAAGTTGATTGACTCTATTCAACTGCAACTCAGGTGGAATGACATCCAACATCGTATGGTCGAATTTTTGCATAAAGGCATAATTTCTATCAGTActatttttggatttgacCAACACTGATGTCCGTTGACCGGATGCCAAGTATAGTAAATCTGTGGTATTTGGCTTGACGTAAACGCCATCAATTTCGACAACCGTGAACTCATGATCCTcaatatacaaatattgAGATACAAAAAATGCTCCATTAATAATTCTTAACAAGTAAGTTTTATTGGGTTCGAAGTATACAGTGGCATTTGTAGTATGGTTAAATAGCAAGTTCTGTGGAACTGGTTCCGCCCCAGTAGGATTGTATCTGGATAGAAATTCTTTAGCTAGCTGATAATATGgtttataatatatgtcACTGACAAAAAGGGTTAGCTCCTCATCGTAATCGAATGGTGCGTCATCATCGTGAATAATGAATGCTCCTCTCATACCATCTGCATACTGGGCGCCGGTGTGCGAATGATACCAAAAAGTCCCTACTTGATTAGGGACAGTGAAATTGTACAAATAAGTAGCTCCAGGCATAATAGGACATTGTGTTGCCATCTGAGGACCGTCCATTTGCACTTGATTTCCCTCACTTGTG contains these protein-coding regions:
- the FYV7 gene encoding Fyv7p (similar to Ashbya gossypii ABR226W), translated to MVGTAKRFTKEHKIKEIQKSLHKRARIKKQYLKSLKVEGYELPDKQEKPKLSYDQVKTDKRSKVAQNEELKKRCKRLQSKELEERRQHNFAKIQEAKERQFAREKRSLRVTKRTRSGQPLMGPKIDDLLEKIKNDNTYTS
- the MEF1 gene encoding Mef1p (similar to Ashbya gossypii ABR227C) produces the protein MERVNLFRSFVCSSAMLPMQSRCVLISMSKRNFHKTMLSRSYEAEKDILDKLKPKMTAEDTQHSRKLRNIGISAHIDSGKTTFTERVLYYTGRIKAIHEVRGRDNVGAKMDSMDLEREKGITIQSAATYCSWNKNEESYHFNLIDTPGHIDFTIEVERALRVLDGAVLVVCAVSGVQSQTVTVDRQMRRYNVPRITFINKMDRMGADPFKAIKQINDKLKMPAAAIQVPIGAESNLEGVVDIINRVAIYNKGENGDIIENGPIPEKLHDLVEEKRALLIETLADVDDEMAEVFLDEKEPTVEQIKNAIRRATIARKFTPILMGSALANTGVQPVLDSIIDYLPDPSEVLNTALDISKNEAKVNLIPSSVQPFVGLAFKLEEGRYGQLTYIRVYQGKLKKGGYITNVKTGKKVKVSRLVRMHSNDMEDVEEVGAGEICATFGIDCSSGDTFSDGVLKYSMSSMYVPDAVVSLSVTPKSKDSATNFSKALNRFQKEDPTFRVKFDPESKETIISGMGELHLEIYVERMKREYNVECVTGKPQVSYRESIQASSDFDYTHKKQSGGAGQFGRVIGTLSSIEGSSENKFETAIVGGHIPEKYLPACAKGFEDATEKGPLIGHKVLGVNMLINDGAIHAVDSNELSFKTATIAAFRHAFMDAQPVILEPIMTISVTSPNEFQGNVIGLLNKLQAVIQDTENGHDEFTIVAECPLSTLFGFATSLRASTQGKGEFSLEFKHYSPTSPHLQKQLIEEHKKSQKK
- the FET5 gene encoding ferroxidase FET5 (similar to Ashbya gossypii ABR228C), yielding MFPTVVKWVSYWIQRTIYIFEVSRNPWRFQLIFRNNNSTVRLIEVMNSLYILASILLFLRASRVVAETHTFHFKTGWTTVNPDGMHEKRMITFNGQWPLPEIHVKKGDRVEIYLNNGFENLTTSLHFHGLFHNTSEGNQVQMDGPQMATQCPIMPGATYLYNFTVPNQVGTFWYHSHTGAQYADGMRGAFIIHDDDAPFDYDEELTLFVSDIYYKPYYQLAKEFLSRYNPTGAEPVPQNLLFNHTTNATVYFEPNKTYLLRIINGAFFVSQYLYIEDHEFTVVEIDGVYVKPNTTDLLYLASGQRTSVLVKSKNSTDRNYAFMQKFDHTMLDVIPPELQLNRVNQLCYNKEKPPAAEYLIEDLSKALNDFYLTPYYPQELYRDYEYQIILNLSMVNLADGVNYALFNNISFVAPNVPTLTTVLTAGELAKTPFIYGNINPFVLEYDEVVEVVINNFDDGAHPFHLHGHNFQIVQKSPSFINHKTPVPYNESNPLSPFPEFPAIRDTVVLQPNGHIVLRFKANNPGTWIFHCHVNWHLEQGLAAMFIEAPLQLQAIESLSDNYKELCAAANIPLSGNAAGHSDDWFNMDGLKTQPKPLPSGFTAKGYFAFFLTTIVGLFGLYTVTKFGLHESIQDDVELHAKLSALLEK